The Dendropsophus ebraccatus isolate aDenEbr1 chromosome 6, aDenEbr1.pat, whole genome shotgun sequence nucleotide sequence TGCTGCTCGCTCCCCTCCCAGGCTGTAGGGATCTGATcaaaagttactacaaatgacagtaacactttaatatcCTGCTCCACTAAAGGCTGTAAAATATCCTCTGTTGAGTAGGTAAAGTCATGATAACAATGATATTATATGGAAAAGGGGtagacaggagagaagaggaaggaggagaaaaaGAATTGTAATAATCTTGGGCTCATATGGATTTTTGAAAGCCTCCAAAATGAGTCTTGGACATGACTCCCAGTAATGTTTAGGTGGCTCTTCAGGCATTGCATGGTTTATATTATTTTCTATCCATAACATTACTCCACATCCTGGATAAAGAATATGTTTGATGCTCGGTTTACTGTCCACGATTACTTTCAAACCAAAACAATATAATGGCACTGGAAGCATCGACAGAAGCACCGGGCAGAGGACAATGGTCTGTACCCATATCACCCTACAACTACTGTCTAAAGTATGAGAGGATCAGAACATGGTCAGCGAATAAGAAGAGCCTATTGTAACAGTGACCAATCATCGAGAACTGTGAGTATTATACATCATTCAGATGTCTCTCATCTTGCAGACAATGTTCTACTTTTCCCTATAATTTATTGGAGAATTTATAGAGAATTTATTATTTAGAATTTAGAATTTATCATTCCCTGCACCACAACAGTAGGGAAAAATTGTGCACGTTCTTTGCACAATGACAAACACATTTTTAGTGTCCATTTGTTGGTCATTAAAGTTAGCCGTCCAATGTTTGGTTCAGTAGGCTCAAGTATTTTGGCTACTAAAACTGAGGTAGCAAACAACAACTTTTCATGGCATACGAAGTGTTTAATTTCAACCTAATGTTTGCTTCATCTGTAAGACTTCAAGGATTAGACGTTGATGTCAGATTTCTCCTGGCTCCTAAAGAAATTTCTACAAAAATTATTCATTTTATAATTTTAGCTAAAAATCTTCACAGGATGGATCCCAGAAACCAAACCATCATCACTGAGTTTGTTCTCTTTGGATTTACTATGAATATGACGATAAATATTGTACTTTTCATCTTATTCTCAGTCATCTACATAGTGACCACTGTCGGAAACAGCCTGATCATCTGTATGGTCATCATTAACCCCAAGTTACACAGACCCATGTACGTCTTCCTTTGCATGCTTTCCATTCTTGACTTGTGTTACTCTTCTACTGTTTTGCCAAGATTGTTAACAGATCTTCTCTCTACCAAGAGGACAATCTCGCGTTTCGCTTGTGCCATCCAGATTTATGTCATCCTCTTTGTAGAGGGGTCGGAGTGCCAGCTCCTGGCTGTGATGGCTTATGACCGATACATCGCCATATGCCGACCCCTCCACTACTCTATATCCATGCGTTGGAGCATATGTTACAGACTGGTTTCTTGTGTATTTATCGCAAGCTTTATGCTTTGTGTTTTTCCATCACTTTTTTCTCCACTTACTATATGCTACAATCAGATTAACCATTTCATGTGTGAGATGTTGGCTATCATCAAGTTATCATGTGAAAACATTTCTGCCAGTGAACATATTGTATTTTCTATCAGTTTTATTACTCTTCTCTTGCCTCTTATGTTCATTTTACTATCTTATGCTTCTATCATTTCTTCCATACTAAAGATGCGTTCTACGAGAAGGTCTAAGGCATTTTCCACCTGTACGTCCCATCTAGCGGTGGTGGCTTTGTACTTTGGGACGGTCATGTTGATGTATTTCGGCCCCTCATCCATGTACTCTACAGATCAGGAGAAGTACAGCTCCATATTTTATGTTATTGTGTCTCCAATGTTGAACCCTCTCATCTACAGTCTCAATAACCGGGAAGTTAAAGAATCATTCAACAGGTTCCTCTCAAAGTTCACGTAAAGGTATTGACCCTTGGATTGAGACTTAGAGTAACTAGAAAACCATGGAGAAGCCTAGCCTCACGACCAGCTTGGATACTACGAGCTTGGATACCACTTACTTTTTTGTTTCACAATAATTATCGAAAACAGCGACACAGACACCAATGGAGCACCACAAAACCAAACAGATTATAATAGATTCATGAAGGCCTTAAATAGTATGTTCCATTCAGTCCAATGCTCCTCCATATGGACCCTCACTAGACATTAGAGGATGTCAAgggctattgtaaaaaaaaaataaaaagtctttTCAGGGCCACACACCTAGCATGTGACAACGGAGAATGTGAGTCCTTGCTGACGGCTAATTTTGCACCCTCTATAGTTTCTTCCCTTATGTACTTATCCCAGAAAACAATATAGAAAATAACAGAGAATGCAATCAGAAAGGAAGGAACTTAAAATGATATAGCAAGATCCTAGAAAAGGCGGAGGACAAATGAAAAAAGTTAGAGGAGATGCAGGGTTCCCTCATCTTTTTTTGGGGAATCTCCTGAAATGGCAACACTTGAAgctgcccaatgaacctgctgatatgcccctgaAGCTCTTTACCTTATCTGTTCTCCACATTATCTTCATattccctaattgcccctatgctaattcGGGCCGtaagagcatttggggtgttGCCCGTTGGTCCAGAGCACCAGCTCGGCTCGCCCAGCCCGTGCCCTCCTGTGCCGCCCCCTTTCATGTGACTCACtatgcatacatgaatatgcacaGTGGTTGGCCCGGAGCACCCGCCCTCTACACGGCCAGACCTCCCCCTCCCATGCTGCCAAGCCCGCCTTCCCCCATGCcggccactatgcatattcataaatgCATAGTGAGCAGGACACGAGGGGGTGGGCCGGGCAAGCTGCTCTGGGCCCACGGGTGACGCCCCAAATGTTCTTAAGGCCCGAATTAGCATAGAGGCAATTAGGGAATATGAAGATAATGCGGAGGAGAACAGATGAATGGTTAACAGCCCTAAACTGAAAGAGCTTCTGCGGCAtatggggcatatcagcaggttcattgggcagaacctgctgatagtggcgCTTTAAATAAAATGCTCACATACATTGAAGAGTACAATGCTTgcctaatttttttaaaaatacaaatcgTTTACAAAATctttattactttctgacaccagttgatctgaaaaaaaatatatatatatctatttcgGGAGTGCCCCTGTCAAACAGTTTACTCTATACAGATTCACAATTCTCATTGAgtcagtgcccccttgtctctccaggtggaggcagcgcccctttgtctctccaggtggaggcagtgcccccttgtctctccaggtggaggcagcgcccccttgtctctccaggcggaggcagtgcccccttgtctctccaggcggaggcagcgcccccttgtctctccaggcggaggcagtgcccccttgtctctccaggtggaggcaatgcccccttgtctctccaggcggaggcagtgcccccttgtcctttgagggggttttacctggaacatcttttccccatatctcttgtaggggccatttatatatttaaataaattaatctccCTTAAACATCTCCAGACTAAACatatgtaattcttttaatctctcttcataactaagatgctccattccccttattagtttagttgcccgtctttgtaccttctccagctctagaacatcctttttctgaatcggattccaaaactggacagcatactccagatgatgccaaagctttataaagcggtaatattatatccctgtcccgagagtccaggcctgttttaatgcataacaatatcctgctggccttagaagcagctgactgacattgtgtgctgttctgtagtctattatctacaagtacacccagatccttctccatcagtgactctcccagagtaactccccccaggacataggatgcatgtgggttattagtacccaggtgcataactttacatttatccacattgaacctcatttgccaagtggacgcccaaacactcagtgtgtctaagtcatcctgtaatatctgcacatcctccatagactgtactacacagcctgtaacatctgcacatcctccatagactgtactacaaagcctgtaacatcctccatagactgtactgtactacagcaGGTCAGTTTGAGTCAGCAGGTCCTGCACTAAGCAATTGTTTAGGAAGTGAGAAAATTAGAggagtaaaaaagaaaagaagagg carries:
- the LOC138795327 gene encoding olfactory receptor 5AR1-like gives rise to the protein MAYEVFNFNLMFASSVRLQGLDVDVRFLLAPKEISTKIIHFIILAKNLHRMDPRNQTIITEFVLFGFTMNMTINIVLFILFSVIYIVTTVGNSLIICMVIINPKLHRPMYVFLCMLSILDLCYSSTVLPRLLTDLLSTKRTISRFACAIQIYVILFVEGSECQLLAVMAYDRYIAICRPLHYSISMRWSICYRLVSCVFIASFMLCVFPSLFSPLTICYNQINHFMCEMLAIIKLSCENISASEHIVFSISFITLLLPLMFILLSYASIISSILKMRSTRRSKAFSTCTSHLAVVALYFGTVMLMYFGPSSMYSTDQEKYSSIFYVIVSPMLNPLIYSLNNREVKESFNRFLSKFT